The following coding sequences lie in one Enterococcus sp. 9E7_DIV0242 genomic window:
- the glmU gene encoding bifunctional UDP-N-acetylglucosamine diphosphorylase/glucosamine-1-phosphate N-acetyltransferase GlmU: MENSRYVIILAAGKGTRMKSKLYKVLHSVAGKPMVEHIVDQVEQTNPSEIVTIVGHGADAIKEHLGNRTHYALQKEQLGTGHAVMQAAELLEGKKGTTLVITGDTPLLTADTLTNLFDYHQGKNASATILTAQADNPTGYGRIIRDHLGIVEKIVEQKDASEEEARVKEINTGTFCFDNEALFAALSKIDTNNAQGEYYLTDIIEIMKRDGATIAAYRMDDFDEAMGINDRIALAKANKIMYKRLNLMHMTNGVTFIDPENTYIDEGVVIGSDTIIEAGVCIKGRTVIGEDCFIGSGTEIVDSIIKDNVKITHSVVEESVISSHADIGPFAHLRPNAEIGERAHIGNFVEVKNASIDEDTKVGHLSYIGDADLGKDINVGCGVVLVNYDGKDKHRVTIGDQSFIGSGSNLIAPLAIAKRSVIAAGSTITNDVQSYDLAIARSRQVNKEGYAKDFPYFEGKE; encoded by the coding sequence ATGGAAAACAGCAGATACGTTATTATTTTAGCTGCCGGTAAAGGTACACGTATGAAATCAAAATTATATAAGGTGCTTCATTCTGTAGCTGGTAAACCGATGGTAGAACACATTGTCGATCAAGTAGAACAAACAAATCCCTCTGAAATCGTAACGATCGTAGGGCATGGAGCAGACGCAATAAAAGAGCATTTGGGCAATCGTACCCATTATGCGCTACAGAAAGAACAGCTGGGAACTGGTCATGCGGTTATGCAGGCAGCAGAGCTTCTAGAAGGTAAAAAGGGAACAACCTTAGTAATCACAGGAGATACACCATTGTTGACAGCGGATACGCTGACGAACCTCTTTGACTATCATCAAGGAAAAAATGCCAGTGCAACGATACTAACTGCACAAGCAGACAATCCAACAGGGTATGGTCGAATCATTCGTGATCATTTAGGGATTGTAGAGAAAATTGTTGAACAAAAGGATGCGTCAGAAGAAGAAGCAAGAGTCAAAGAAATCAATACAGGTACGTTCTGCTTTGATAATGAAGCGTTATTTGCGGCACTTTCCAAAATCGATACCAACAACGCGCAAGGGGAGTACTATCTGACAGATATTATTGAAATCATGAAACGTGATGGTGCAACAATTGCCGCTTATCGCATGGATGATTTCGATGAAGCGATGGGAATCAATGACCGTATTGCTTTGGCAAAAGCCAATAAAATCATGTACAAGCGCTTGAATTTGATGCACATGACGAATGGTGTGACCTTTATCGATCCAGAGAATACGTATATTGATGAAGGTGTCGTAATTGGTTCAGATACAATCATCGAAGCTGGGGTCTGTATCAAAGGGAGAACAGTGATCGGAGAAGATTGCTTTATTGGATCTGGAACAGAGATTGTTGACAGTATAATCAAAGATAATGTGAAAATTACACACTCTGTTGTAGAGGAAAGTGTCATTAGTAGTCACGCAGATATCGGACCGTTTGCTCATCTGCGTCCAAATGCAGAAATTGGTGAGCGAGCTCATATTGGAAACTTTGTTGAAGTGAAGAATGCTTCGATCGATGAAGATACAAAAGTGGGGCATTTGTCTTATATCGGTGATGCAGACCTAGGTAAGGATATCAATGTTGGCTGTGGCGTTGTTTTGGTCAACTATGATGGCAAAGACAAGCACCGTGTGACAATTGGTGATCAATCTTTTATTGGTTCGGGTTCTAATTTGATTGCACCATTGGCCATTGCTAAACGTTCAGTGATTGCTGCGGGCTCAACCATTACAAATGATGTTCAATCCTACGATTTAGCTATTGCGCGATCTAGACAAGTCAATAAAGAAGGCTATGCCAAAGATTTTCCATATTTTGAAGGCAAAGAATAG
- the purR gene encoding pur operon repressor translates to MKTRRSERLIDMTHYLLDHPHKLVSLTFFAERYQSAKSSISEDLAIIKKTFQQRGTGLLETVPGAAGGVQFIPKIPYEEAKQFIMGLGDRLSEQDRLLPGGYVYLSDLLGQPDLLRQIGRVIASMYLDQKVDAVMTVATKGVPIAQAVSYYLNVPFVIVRRDSKITEGSTVSVNYVSGSSERIEKMELSKRSLARGSRVLVVDDFMKGGGTVNGMKSLIEEFEAELVGITVFAESKFNGQRAINDYTSLLYVKDVDTQTKTINVVPGNYFKD, encoded by the coding sequence TTGAAAACACGCAGAAGTGAACGTTTGATTGACATGACTCATTATTTGTTGGATCATCCACATAAATTAGTCTCGTTGACTTTTTTTGCAGAAAGATATCAATCCGCGAAGTCTTCCATCAGTGAAGATTTAGCGATTATCAAAAAGACATTCCAGCAGAGAGGTACTGGCTTGTTGGAAACTGTTCCGGGAGCAGCTGGTGGCGTACAGTTCATTCCAAAGATTCCATATGAAGAGGCGAAGCAATTCATCATGGGGCTGGGAGATCGTCTCTCTGAGCAAGACCGTTTATTACCAGGAGGCTATGTCTACTTATCTGATCTGTTGGGGCAACCGGACTTGTTACGTCAGATTGGGCGTGTGATTGCGTCGATGTATTTGGATCAAAAAGTAGATGCGGTAATGACAGTAGCAACAAAAGGTGTGCCGATTGCGCAGGCCGTTTCTTATTACTTGAATGTTCCATTTGTCATTGTTCGTAGAGATTCGAAAATCACAGAGGGTTCAACTGTAAGTGTGAATTATGTATCGGGTTCATCTGAGCGGATCGAAAAAATGGAACTGTCTAAGCGTAGCTTGGCTCGTGGGTCAAGAGTACTTGTTGTCGATGATTTCATGAAAGGCGGCGGAACGGTCAACGGAATGAAGAGTTTGATCGAAGAATTTGAAGCAGAGTTGGTTGGTATCACCGTATTTGCTGAATCCAAATTTAATGGTCAAAGGGCAATCAATGATTATACTTCACTGCTGTATGTAAAAGACGTGGACACTCAAACGAAAACAATCAATGTTGTTCCCGGCAACTATTTCAAAGACTGA
- a CDS encoding 5'-nucleotidase C-terminal domain-containing protein yields the protein MLQLLAASTLLVGGMTSTAFAEESSATPKATGDAQRLTILGTSDVHGQLWNWSYEDDKETAVGLSQVSTVVKNVRAENPNGTILIDNGDMVQGTILTDDLYNKAPLVSEPHPMIKAMNEINYDAMVLGNHEFNFGLDLIDKIKSEATFPILSANTYLKGTENRYVGGTTLKEIDLDGDKVTDLTVGIIGLTTPHIPKWDGAKVDSLDFKALRSEAEKAVSELEGSADIIVASIHAGRADSDPAASADQVINNVAGIDAYILGHDHRSFSEKIESPSGTTAVGAPKDTGVQMVRIDLDIEKVNGEWEVTNSEPSIIDTTTVEADEELKAATKTYHDTTRQFISETIGTATDSFLPKEEVTGIPEAQLQPTAMISLINNVQRKFTGAQLAASALFKADSKFEKGNISYSNIFDIYKYPNTLVSVNITGANLLTYMENQANYYNAPQPDDLTISFNESIRVYNYDIFSGVDYKIDISKPEGQRIINPTIDGKAVDPAATYTIAMNNYRYEGLLAAGIVTEEPLVSTDPETLRGYIAQYIKDKGTLDPEKEIERNWEVIGYNFDEDWRALAVELVNNGTLQTTPSADGRTPNVKPITKQDVRDAGFQPTTVNIMHTNDIHGRLEAADGVLGMARLKTFKDQKNPTLLIDVGDAFQGLPISNFSEGMDMVKIMNEVGYDAMAVGNHEFDFGLDRTLAYKDNLNFPLLSNNTYKDGKLVFEPYTIIEKDEKKFAVIGVTTPETATKTHPNNVVGVTFADPIEETKKVVTALKESNKDIDAFIIAGHLGIDETTPNEWRGDTLAEAMNKAFPDLNMVVLDGHSHTAVDGGKMFGNVLYTQTGNYLNNVGLVKIDLNSAEKKSASLVKAADLAELEENAAVKKIVDEAKANFEAWGSEVVIENNPYLFNGERDNVRTRETNLGNLVGDAMMRYGQSGFSEPTDFAVTNGGGLRANIEPGAVTLGDIIAVLPFGNSISQIKVTGAQVKEMFEMSLRSTAQKDENGKVILDDYGQPKLGANGGFLHVSSSIRVYYDSTKQGTLLANDEGNNTEKTIVGQRVLSVEVLNKETGKFEAIKDDATYNMATNDFLAAGGDGYDMLGGEREEGPSLDTVLTDYLKQATTIRVLDAATNIDLSQYEEQFPGKRIVSIAEVDFNKIPGEGDGTDDSGTKDSTTDSTDKNTEKPAGGNYPNTGERIVSYLSIGLLAAGTAGAGFYLYNKRKVS from the coding sequence GTATAACAAAGCACCTTTGGTCAGTGAGCCGCACCCAATGATCAAAGCCATGAATGAGATCAACTACGATGCCATGGTTTTGGGGAACCATGAGTTCAACTTTGGTCTTGATTTGATCGACAAGATAAAATCAGAAGCAACTTTTCCGATTTTGTCGGCAAATACGTATTTAAAAGGAACAGAAAACCGTTATGTCGGCGGAACCACGTTAAAAGAAATTGATCTGGATGGCGACAAGGTGACCGATCTTACTGTCGGTATCATCGGATTAACGACACCTCACATTCCAAAATGGGATGGTGCTAAAGTCGACAGTCTTGATTTCAAAGCCTTAAGATCAGAAGCTGAAAAGGCGGTTTCTGAACTGGAAGGTAGCGCCGATATCATCGTAGCCTCTATTCATGCCGGAAGAGCGGATAGTGATCCAGCGGCCAGTGCCGATCAGGTTATCAACAATGTTGCGGGAATTGATGCTTACATCCTTGGACATGACCACCGTTCTTTCTCTGAAAAAATTGAAAGTCCGAGTGGAACAACAGCTGTAGGTGCACCAAAAGATACAGGCGTCCAAATGGTGCGGATCGATCTTGATATTGAAAAGGTCAACGGCGAGTGGGAAGTGACCAACAGCGAGCCTTCGATTATTGACACTACAACAGTTGAAGCAGATGAAGAGCTGAAGGCTGCTACTAAAACATATCATGATACAACCCGTCAGTTTATTTCTGAAACGATTGGTACTGCAACTGACAGCTTCTTACCAAAAGAAGAGGTAACCGGTATTCCTGAGGCTCAGCTTCAGCCAACGGCAATGATTTCTCTGATTAATAACGTACAGAGAAAATTCACCGGCGCTCAGCTTGCTGCTTCCGCTTTATTCAAAGCAGACAGTAAATTTGAAAAGGGCAACATCTCTTATTCGAATATTTTTGATATCTATAAATACCCAAACACATTAGTCAGTGTAAACATCACTGGGGCGAACCTGCTGACCTATATGGAAAATCAGGCAAATTACTACAATGCGCCACAGCCGGATGACTTAACAATCAGCTTTAATGAATCCATTCGTGTGTACAATTACGATATTTTCTCCGGCGTTGATTATAAGATCGACATCTCCAAGCCGGAAGGACAACGAATCATCAATCCAACTATTGATGGAAAAGCAGTTGATCCGGCAGCAACCTACACAATCGCGATGAACAATTACCGTTATGAAGGGTTACTGGCAGCTGGGATCGTGACAGAAGAACCGCTTGTTTCTACCGATCCGGAAACTTTACGGGGGTATATCGCTCAATACATCAAGGATAAAGGAACACTTGATCCTGAGAAGGAAATTGAACGCAACTGGGAAGTCATCGGTTATAATTTTGATGAAGACTGGCGTGCATTAGCTGTTGAATTAGTCAACAACGGTACATTGCAAACCACTCCATCTGCGGATGGACGGACACCAAACGTGAAGCCAATTACAAAACAAGATGTTCGTGATGCAGGCTTCCAACCAACAACGGTAAATATCATGCATACAAATGATATTCACGGACGTTTAGAAGCGGCGGACGGTGTTCTGGGAATGGCACGTTTGAAGACCTTTAAAGACCAGAAAAATCCGACATTACTGATCGATGTTGGTGATGCATTCCAAGGCTTGCCGATTTCTAACTTCTCTGAAGGAATGGATATGGTCAAAATTATGAACGAAGTCGGCTATGACGCCATGGCTGTCGGAAATCATGAGTTTGATTTTGGCTTGGACCGCACATTGGCTTACAAAGACAACTTGAACTTCCCTCTTCTATCCAATAACACATATAAAGATGGGAAACTTGTTTTTGAACCTTATACGATTATTGAAAAAGATGAGAAAAAATTTGCAGTGATTGGTGTGACAACACCAGAAACAGCAACAAAAACCCATCCAAACAATGTGGTCGGCGTGACCTTTGCTGACCCAATCGAAGAAACGAAAAAAGTCGTAACTGCTCTGAAAGAAAGCAATAAGGACATCGACGCTTTCATCATTGCCGGTCATCTGGGTATTGACGAAACAACACCAAATGAATGGCGAGGGGATACATTAGCAGAAGCGATGAACAAAGCCTTCCCTGACCTAAACATGGTCGTATTGGATGGTCATTCTCACACAGCTGTTGACGGCGGCAAAATGTTTGGTAATGTCCTCTATACACAAACAGGGAATTATTTAAACAATGTCGGTCTAGTAAAAATCGATCTAAACTCAGCAGAGAAGAAATCAGCTTCGCTAGTCAAAGCGGCAGATTTGGCTGAGCTGGAAGAAAATGCAGCAGTTAAAAAAATCGTTGACGAAGCCAAAGCAAACTTTGAGGCTTGGGGTTCAGAAGTCGTTATCGAAAACAATCCTTATCTGTTTAACGGAGAACGTGACAATGTTCGGACAAGAGAAACTAATCTTGGAAATCTGGTTGGGGATGCGATGATGAGGTACGGACAGAGCGGCTTCAGTGAGCCAACTGATTTTGCTGTAACAAACGGCGGAGGCTTGCGTGCTAACATTGAACCAGGCGCAGTTACTCTAGGTGATATCATTGCGGTCTTGCCATTTGGAAACAGTATTTCTCAAATCAAAGTCACTGGTGCTCAAGTAAAAGAGATGTTTGAAATGTCTCTTCGCTCTACAGCACAGAAAGACGAAAATGGTAAGGTTATTCTTGACGATTATGGTCAGCCGAAATTGGGTGCAAACGGTGGTTTCCTTCATGTATCAAGCTCGATTCGTGTGTATTATGATTCCACAAAACAAGGAACCTTACTGGCAAATGATGAAGGCAACAACACAGAGAAAACAATTGTAGGACAACGTGTTCTTTCTGTTGAGGTCCTAAATAAAGAAACCGGAAAATTCGAGGCCATCAAAGATGACGCAACCTATAATATGGCAACTAATGACTTTCTGGCTGCCGGTGGCGATGGTTATGATATGCTCGGCGGAGAAAGAGAAGAAGGACCCTCTCTTGATACTGTGCTGACTGACTATCTGAAGCAAGCAACAACAATCCGGGTACTGGATGCCGCGACAAATATTGACCTAAGTCAATATGAAGAGCAATTCCCCGGTAAACGTATCGTTTCCATTGCTGAAGTGGACTTCAATAAGATTCCAGGAGAAGGCGACGGAACAGATGATTCTGGAACAAAAGACAGTACAACCGACAGCACAGATAAAAATACAGAAAAACCTGCTGGAGGCAACTATCCAAATACAGGAGAACGCATTGTATCCTATCTAAGTATTGGACTATTAGCAGCCGGAACAGCGGGCGCGGGCTTTTATCTTTATAACAAAAGAAAAGTATCTTAA
- a CDS encoding lectin-like domain-containing protein, whose product MKKSKGMVVILFFVFLFSIPISAEGESSDTGSRKIVPYSALGGISDINQVKDRLIKLDNYFHPVTSGQGVVSNVTNMDGYDIVNVTKRGTTFGNGAIWSEDGFRMDLNYDFSTSMWLYFGKDPESGTKPEEKKVGDGMAFVMHADPEGKNAFAKSSRGNNTFGGGASLGVWAQANTTGGIKGAITNSLAIEFDNHINKTGMDKDTTNSNDGTKPYGHIAWGMPGKEYTYGKNGTSRTQYHNDAQAVDTFGDNRWHQFSIKWDSGQQQLTYKLDNLPEKTISFDTQFIFGTNIVYWGFTGSTGAAKMDARVAFEEFPRPIFTRVDETIVNESGESVLDRTVAEEQKLTYQVTLNDIKGTGILNDVTIMKKIDPNIQFSQETANVRLLKNGQPVEGMIQQQQGWWLFLGKQPVSLIKGDQLSVAFDVKMKPGEKTSGKPLQLQIDSGDTAVIAKNNMGSLLSEMHHAGVFYLDSNLAPELRKLEAVDQIPITEDFTAKVNWEEWNALDEGIVSFTLDDLSTSQTEDMKREQSFNTNNSGSYLGQGTAEANFGKLSAGSYRLTVKARDKNQKLSNELTKNITVRGTLTLVSVPDILDFGEVAINQIENGKKEYERASGNKMTVEVADFRSTSASPWILQATLQQPMTVEGKVQSFSGKLFNSEVGAGGTDNNYPNEQLITIRQNGSLTKTWQENEGILLQVRDTVIKGSYSATINWTLQDGL is encoded by the coding sequence ATGAAAAAATCAAAGGGAATGGTCGTCATTCTTTTTTTTGTATTCCTATTTTCAATCCCAATTTCAGCTGAAGGGGAATCTTCTGATACTGGAAGCAGAAAAATAGTCCCATACAGTGCATTAGGTGGTATTTCCGATATTAATCAAGTCAAAGACCGCCTAATTAAATTAGACAATTATTTTCATCCCGTTACTTCTGGTCAAGGTGTCGTAAGTAATGTGACGAATATGGATGGGTATGACATTGTGAATGTGACGAAGAGAGGCACGACTTTTGGAAATGGAGCTATTTGGTCGGAAGATGGTTTTCGTATGGACCTAAATTATGATTTTTCAACGAGCATGTGGCTTTATTTCGGAAAAGATCCGGAAAGTGGGACCAAGCCGGAAGAAAAAAAAGTTGGAGATGGTATGGCATTTGTGATGCATGCCGATCCGGAGGGGAAGAATGCATTCGCCAAATCATCCAGAGGAAATAATACTTTTGGTGGTGGTGCATCGCTTGGTGTTTGGGCACAGGCGAATACAACTGGGGGAATAAAAGGCGCAATCACGAACTCTCTGGCAATTGAGTTTGATAACCATATCAATAAGACTGGGATGGATAAGGATACAACCAACAGTAATGATGGAACCAAGCCTTATGGACATATCGCATGGGGAATGCCGGGAAAAGAATACACTTATGGTAAAAATGGGACATCCCGTACTCAGTACCATAATGATGCACAAGCAGTAGACACATTTGGTGATAATCGCTGGCATCAATTCTCGATTAAGTGGGATTCAGGGCAACAGCAGCTGACGTATAAGTTGGATAATTTACCGGAAAAAACAATCTCCTTCGATACGCAATTTATTTTTGGAACAAATATTGTTTATTGGGGATTTACAGGGTCCACGGGTGCTGCAAAAATGGATGCTCGTGTGGCTTTTGAAGAGTTTCCAAGACCGATATTTACACGAGTGGATGAGACGATTGTCAATGAATCCGGAGAATCAGTTCTTGATCGTACCGTAGCCGAAGAGCAAAAGCTGACCTACCAAGTCACGTTGAATGATATCAAAGGGACAGGGATCTTGAATGATGTAACAATCATGAAAAAAATCGATCCCAATATACAATTCTCACAAGAGACAGCAAATGTCCGTTTACTAAAAAATGGTCAGCCTGTTGAAGGAATGATTCAACAGCAACAAGGATGGTGGCTATTTTTAGGAAAGCAGCCGGTGTCTTTAATAAAAGGTGACCAACTGAGTGTCGCTTTTGATGTGAAAATGAAGCCCGGAGAAAAAACATCCGGTAAACCGTTGCAGCTTCAAATCGATAGTGGCGATACAGCGGTAATAGCAAAAAATAATATGGGGAGCCTATTGTCTGAGATGCATCACGCAGGGGTATTCTATTTGGACAGTAATCTAGCCCCAGAATTACGGAAGCTGGAAGCCGTCGACCAGATACCGATTACAGAAGATTTTACTGCAAAAGTGAACTGGGAAGAGTGGAATGCTCTGGATGAGGGAATAGTCTCGTTTACATTGGATGATTTGAGTACAAGTCAGACAGAGGATATGAAAAGAGAACAGAGCTTCAACACAAATAACTCAGGTAGTTATTTAGGACAAGGAACAGCTGAGGCAAACTTCGGAAAACTCTCTGCAGGTAGCTATCGACTGACTGTGAAAGCCCGAGATAAAAATCAAAAGCTGTCGAATGAGCTTACGAAGAATATTACTGTTCGTGGCACATTAACCTTGGTTTCAGTACCCGACATCCTTGATTTTGGCGAAGTCGCAATTAATCAAATCGAAAATGGTAAGAAGGAGTATGAACGTGCATCGGGAAATAAAATGACAGTAGAAGTCGCTGATTTTCGATCGACCTCCGCTTCACCATGGATTTTACAGGCCACGCTTCAACAACCAATGACGGTGGAAGGGAAAGTGCAGAGCTTTTCAGGAAAGCTGTTCAATTCGGAAGTTGGTGCAGGAGGTACGGACAATAATTACCCTAATGAGCAGCTGATTACCATTCGCCAAAATGGTTCGCTCACTAAAACGTGGCAGGAAAATGAAGGGATTTTACTTCAGGTTCGAGATACAGTGATTAAGGGCAGTTACTCAGCGACAATCAACTGGACCCTTCAGGATGGTCTATGA
- a CDS encoding WxL domain-containing protein, producing the protein MMKSSKVCVALFVMILSFIIRPVYGESTENTHVSVTDSGASSGSLRINRISYVGFGEKVLRKSADNYYAATDLVLELEDSRAAASPWQLNLKLSPFINEKKEKLQGISYHLGIGKVSAEKATIIGQEYSSDSNTEGEEFSKVLVSEGTEKGIFTYTIKASDIWLYLPPNQPQGTFHSEKTWLLVDSI; encoded by the coding sequence ATGATGAAAAGCAGTAAAGTCTGCGTTGCTTTGTTTGTCATGATTCTATCATTCATCATACGGCCTGTTTATGGTGAGAGCACGGAAAACACACATGTTTCTGTGACAGACTCCGGAGCATCCTCCGGTAGCTTGAGAATAAACAGAATCAGTTATGTAGGATTTGGAGAAAAGGTGCTGAGAAAATCAGCGGATAATTATTATGCAGCGACAGACCTGGTTCTTGAGTTGGAAGATTCCAGAGCCGCGGCCTCTCCTTGGCAGCTGAACTTGAAGTTGTCTCCGTTTATCAATGAAAAGAAAGAGAAGCTACAAGGTATAAGTTACCACCTGGGGATCGGTAAGGTTTCAGCAGAAAAAGCAACGATCATTGGACAAGAATATTCCTCTGACAGTAATACAGAGGGAGAGGAATTCAGTAAGGTTCTTGTCAGTGAAGGAACAGAAAAAGGGATATTTACCTACACAATCAAGGCTTCGGATATTTGGCTTTATTTACCACCAAATCAACCACAAGGCACTTTTCATTCGGAAAAAACTTGGTTGTTAGTAGATAGTATATAA
- a CDS encoding metal ABC transporter permease, with protein sequence MEMFSYEFMRRAFLAAGFISVIAPMLGVFLVIRRQSLMADTLSHVSLAGVALGLFFNLSPSIMTLVVVIIAAVILEYLRTIYSTYSEISIAILMSGGLALALVLMNMNSGNSATSIQSYLFGSIVTITWEQVVVLAILFVVLIVLFFLFKRPMYVLTFDEDTAHVDGLPIRWMSMLFNVITGVAIAVMIPIAGALLISAIMVLPAATGMRIGKGFNSVILISTVVGLIGMLTGLTGSYYLETPPSATITLTFIGIFLLINIIRYLVTVTLRNRKIKAR encoded by the coding sequence ATGGAGATGTTTTCATATGAGTTCATGAGACGGGCCTTTTTGGCCGCTGGGTTTATTTCAGTGATTGCGCCGATGCTGGGTGTTTTTCTAGTGATCCGCAGGCAGTCATTGATGGCAGACACGCTTTCGCACGTGTCATTGGCAGGTGTCGCGTTAGGGCTGTTTTTCAATTTGAGTCCGAGTATTATGACCTTGGTCGTCGTAATTATTGCTGCAGTGATTTTAGAGTATCTGCGAACGATTTACAGCACCTATTCTGAGATTTCCATCGCGATTTTAATGTCCGGTGGATTAGCGTTGGCGTTGGTCCTGATGAATATGAACAGTGGGAATTCTGCGACAAGTATTCAGTCTTATCTGTTTGGGTCTATCGTAACGATCACATGGGAGCAGGTCGTGGTTTTGGCGATTTTATTCGTCGTACTGATTGTCTTATTCTTTCTGTTCAAACGGCCTATGTATGTGCTGACCTTCGATGAGGATACAGCTCATGTGGACGGCTTGCCGATTCGTTGGATGTCGATGCTTTTTAATGTGATCACCGGTGTGGCGATTGCCGTGATGATCCCGATTGCCGGGGCGTTATTGATCTCTGCGATTATGGTACTTCCTGCGGCAACAGGGATGAGAATTGGGAAAGGCTTCAATTCAGTGATTCTAATCAGTACGGTTGTTGGATTGATAGGAATGCTTACAGGATTGACGGGTTCGTATTATTTGGAAACACCGCCAAGTGCAACGATTACATTGACCTTTATCGGTATTTTTCTACTCATCAATATCATTCGATACCTGGTCACTGTCACATTAAGAAATAGAAAAATCAAAGCGCGTTAA
- a CDS encoding LPXTG cell wall anchor domain-containing protein, with protein MKKGKKRLNYLVISLFLLFSMPAHPVEATGGKSTVGITIQQEESVSSSESQASASKNKTYSYTNEDLPKTGEKIQGQYILLGIGIIGLLCVKRRWFSYDEKQ; from the coding sequence ATGAAAAAAGGAAAAAAACGTTTGAACTATCTGGTTATCTCCCTATTTCTTCTGTTCTCAATGCCTGCTCATCCGGTAGAAGCAACTGGAGGGAAGAGTACAGTCGGTATCACTATCCAACAAGAAGAATCCGTTTCATCTTCCGAGTCGCAAGCTTCAGCTTCTAAGAATAAAACATATAGCTATACTAATGAGGATCTTCCGAAAACAGGAGAAAAGATACAAGGACAATATATCCTTCTAGGCATCGGAATTATTGGTTTGCTCTGTGTGAAGAGGAGATGGTTCAGTTATGATGAAAAGCAGTAA
- a CDS encoding DUF916 and DUF3324 domain-containing protein produces MKNKHVMTIVGIFSLVWLFGYAYTGNASENNVDYSISANLPENQREGNSTYFDLIVTPGQEQELTVNIFNSSDKEQTFILEANTAITNSNGIIDYTRPDKEQERDSTLNHAFSDLVAHDETITVGPNSNALAVFKVTVPKESFKGMILGGFHVRQETPERTDGQINNTYSYALGVVLREQEENITPELKLTGITPDLKNYRPQMSVNLQNTQPINIKELDIKATVRKKGQEQVLKTAEKQGLSMAPNSNFDYAISWEDQALEAGEYELILSAADQDGNKWEFKESFTVTKDNAEEVNKSALGLTSNNVKDDRFLYLLLGVVAVLAVLVFYFIRRQRALVLQQEQLRKQKKRKKRPKSKRSTK; encoded by the coding sequence ATGAAAAACAAACACGTAATGACAATTGTCGGTATTTTTTCGTTGGTTTGGTTATTTGGTTACGCATATACAGGAAATGCTTCAGAAAATAATGTGGACTATTCCATTAGTGCGAATCTTCCAGAAAATCAACGAGAAGGCAACTCTACATATTTTGATTTGATCGTTACCCCAGGCCAAGAGCAAGAGCTGACGGTCAATATATTCAATTCTTCAGATAAGGAACAAACATTTATTCTTGAAGCAAATACAGCTATTACCAATAGTAATGGTATTATTGATTACACACGTCCGGATAAAGAGCAGGAACGTGATAGTACACTGAATCATGCTTTTTCTGACCTTGTCGCGCATGACGAAACGATAACAGTAGGTCCGAATAGTAATGCGTTGGCTGTATTTAAAGTAACAGTTCCCAAAGAATCGTTTAAAGGGATGATATTGGGTGGATTCCATGTTCGACAGGAGACACCAGAAAGAACAGATGGACAAATCAATAATACATATTCTTACGCGTTGGGTGTCGTATTGCGTGAGCAAGAAGAAAATATTACCCCTGAGCTAAAGCTGACAGGGATCACACCAGATTTAAAAAATTATCGTCCGCAGATGTCCGTTAATTTACAGAATACACAGCCCATCAATATAAAAGAGCTGGATATCAAAGCCACTGTTCGCAAAAAAGGGCAAGAACAGGTACTAAAAACGGCTGAAAAGCAGGGACTTTCTATGGCTCCTAATTCTAATTTTGACTACGCAATTTCGTGGGAAGATCAAGCGTTAGAGGCTGGAGAGTATGAACTGATACTATCTGCTGCTGATCAAGATGGAAATAAATGGGAATTTAAAGAATCATTTACTGTCACTAAGGATAATGCAGAAGAAGTAAATAAATCTGCATTGGGATTAACTTCAAATAATGTAAAGGATGATCGTTTTTTGTATCTTTTATTAGGGGTAGTGGCTGTTTTAGCAGTTCTCGTTTTTTATTTTATAAGACGTCAGCGGGCACTGGTTCTTCAACAGGAACAGCTTAGAAAACAGAAGAAACGAAAAAAGAGACCCAAAAGCAAACGAAGCACTAAGTGA